In Zingiber officinale cultivar Zhangliang chromosome 1A, Zo_v1.1, whole genome shotgun sequence, a genomic segment contains:
- the LOC122020260 gene encoding GTPase Der-like: protein MALIFLRTISRRTRSGFVPLFPLSPISNPLPLVSCSATTHLIHSLRRSPPAWLHLHLLRFCGVPNSEDTRFTPFLTEDDSSKKKRKNKHAKKKPRVDFTKIDPSLLPTVILVGRPNVGKSALFNRLIRRREALVYNTPDDHVTRDIREGIAKLGDLRFRVLDSAGLETEATSGSILSRTTDMTANVLARSQFAILLIDVRDGLQPLDLEVGKWLRRHAHGIRTIVAMNKSESLDEQGSLTAEAGQAYTLGFGDPIAISAETGFGMAELYENLRPLLEDYILQRPEDEHAHDDTYPEMEDNGECKSPLQLAIVGRPNVGKSTLLNALLQEERVLVGPESGLTRDSIRTQFTFEERTVYLVDTAGWLLRAGKEKGPASLSVMQSRKNLMRAHVIALVLDAEEIAKTKTSLKHAEVLIARRAVDEGRALVVIVNKMDLLWGRRSTMIREKVINAVPKEIQMVIPQITGIPVVFVSALEGKGRVAVMHQVVDAYQKWCLRLPTARLNRWLRKVMSRHSWRDQATQPKIKYFTQVKARPPTFVAFLSGKMQLSDTDIRFLTKSLKEDFDLGGIPIRITQRSIPRKAVTSKRSGKLPARTKVRILSGKRSTSQELISP from the exons ATGGCGCTGATCTTCCTCCGTACCATTTCAAGAAGAACCCGTAGTGGTTTTGTTCCACTCTTCCCCTTATCTCCCATCTCAAACCCTCTACCTCTTGTCTCCTGTTCTGCTACTACCCATCTTATCCACAGCCTCCGCCGATCTCCGCCAGCATGGCTGCACCTCCACCTTCTCCGATTTTGTGGAGTCCCCAACTCGGAGGATACCAGATTTACTCCCTTTCTGACCGAGGACGACTCttcgaagaagaagaggaagaacaagCACGCCAAGAAGAAACCCCGGGTGGATTTTACTAAGATCGATCCCTCGCTGCTCCCCACTGTGATCCTCGTCGGCCGCCCAAACGTCGGAAAGTCTGCCTTATTCAATCG cTTGATTCGGAGGAGGGAGGCTCTTGTTTATAACACTCCCGACGATCATGTCACTCGGGACATCAGAGAAGGCATTGCCAAATTGGGGGATTTGAGGTTCCGTGTGCTGGATTCTGCTGGGTTGGAGACGGAAGCCACTTCGGGAAGTATTCTTAGTAGGACGACAGATATGACCGCCAACGTGCTTGCGAGGTCCCAATTTGCTATCTTGCTGATAGACGTGAG GGATGGATTGCAGCCACTTGACCTGGAAGTTGGAAAGTGGCTCCGGAGGCATGCACATGGAATTCGAACCATTGTGGCCATGAATAAATCTGAATCACTTGATGAACAAGGATCGCTTACTGCTGAGGCAGGTCAAGCATACACCTTAGGATTTGGTGATCCAATTGCAATATCAGCAGAGACTGGCTTTGGAATGGCCGAGCTTTATGAGAATCTTCGCCCATTGTTAGAAGACTATATACTTCAACGCCCTGAAG atgaacatgccCATGATGATACTTATCCAGAGATGGAGGATAATGGTGAGTGCAAGTCACCATTGCAGCTTGCAATTGTTGGGCGCCCAAATGTCGGGAAGTCTACTCTTTTGAATGCATTGCTACAAGAAGAAAGAGTTCTAGTTGGACCAGAATCTGGATTGACTAGAGATTCAATCAGAACCCAATTCACATTTGAAGAACGGACTGTATATTTG GTAGACACAGCCGGATGGCTACTGAGAGCAGGGAAAGAAAAGGGACCTGCGTCTTTAAGTGTTATGCAGTCAAGAAAAAATCTTATGAGGGCTCATGTGATTGCTTTAGTACTAGATGCTGAGGAG ATTGCAAAAACTAAGACAAGTTTGAAACATGCTGAAGTACTTATTGCTCGCCGAGCAGTGGATGAAGGCCGTGCGTTGGTGGTAATTGTTAACAAGATGGATTTGCTTTGGGGGAGAAGAAGCACAATGATACGTGAAAAAGTCATAAATGCTGTTCCGAAAGAAATTCAGATGGTCATTCCCCAG ATTACAGGTATACCTGTGGTCTTTGTTTCGGCGTTGGAGGGAAAGGGTCGGGTAGCTGTAATGCACCAGGTAGTGGATGCTTACCAGAAGTGGTGTCTAAGACTACCAACGGCACGCCTAAATCGCTGGTTGCGAAAG GTTATGAGCAGGCACTCCTGGCGCGACCAAGCGACTCAACCTAAAATCAAGTATTTTACTCAAGTCAAAGCTCGTCCACCGACATTTGTTGCCTTTTTAAGCGGGAAGATGCAACTCTCAGACACAGATATTAGATTTTTGACCAAGTCCCTGAAGGAAGACTTTGATCTTGGTGGGATCCCAATCCGCATTACACAGCGATCTATACCTAGAAAAGCTGTAACCAGCAAGAGGAGCGGAAAGCTGCCTGCCCGAACGAAAGTGAGAATTCTATCAGGAAAACGATCTACATCGCAGGAACTCATTTCTCCGTAA
- the LOC122000931 gene encoding indole-3-pyruvate monooxygenase YUCCA2-like encodes MKKKVCDFAGPIIVGAGPSGFAVAACFKSRGIESLILERAHCAASLWRLKTYDRLRLHLPKSFCELPLMPFPAALPRYPTKRQFLSYLDAYAVEFGLRPRFGVAVVSAERDASAGLWRLRADSGEEFTSRWLVVATGENAEPAVPRIPGMPSFLGPVLHTSAYRSGEAYRGKRVLVVGCGNSGMEVALDLCDYNAIPTIVVRDTVHILPREMLGQSTFGLSMWLLKWLPVRTVDRLLLIVARLVLGDTARLGLPRPKLGPLELKSLTGKTPVLDVGTLANIKSGYIKVRPAIKRITEKGAEFVNGRIEEFDVIVLATGYKSNVPRWLKESDLFSEEDGLPRKPFPNGWKGQNGLYAVGFTKRGLLGASLDAVRIAQDVELCLQGRE; translated from the exons ATGAAAAAGAAGGTTTGTGATTTCGCCGGTCCGATCATCGTCGGCGCCGGCCCGTCTGGGTTCGCCGTCGCAGCCTGCTTCAAGAGCCGCGGCATAGAGAGCCTCATCCTCGAGCGCGCTCACTGCGCCGCCTCTTTGTGGCGGCTCAAAACCTACGACCGCCTCCGCCTCCATCTGCCCAAATCCTTCTGCGAGCTCCCCCTCATGCCCTTCCCCGCCGCCCTCCCGCGCTACCCCACCAAGCGCCAGTTCCTCTCCTACCTCGACGCCTACGCCGTCGAGTTCGGCCTCCGCCCGCGCTTCGGCGTGGCCGTCGTATCCGCCGAGCGCGACGCTTCCGCGGGCCTCTGGCGCCTCCGCGCTGACTCCGGCGAGGAGTTCACCTCCCGGTGGCTGGTGGTGGCCACGGGGGAGAACGCAGAGCCGGCGGTGCCGAGGATCCCGGGGATGCCCAGCTTCCTGGGGCCGGTGCTGCATACCAGCGCCTACCGTAGCGGCGAGGCCTACCGGGGGAAGCGCGTCCTCGTCGTCGGCTGTGGCAACTCCGGCATGGAGGTCGCCCTCGATCTATGCGACTACAATGCGATCCCTACCATCGTCGTTAGAGACACC gtcCACATATTGCCACGTGAAATGCTGGGCCAGTCGACCTTTGGACTGTCGATGTGGCTGTTGAAGTGGCTTCCGGTTCGGACGGTGGATCGTCTCCTGCTCATCGTCGCCCGTCTCGTGCTCGGTGACACGGCCAGGCTCGGCCTGCCCCGGCCCAAGCTCGGCCCGCTCGAGTTGAAGTCGCTCACCGGTAAGACCCCCGTCCTCGACGTCGGCACCTTAGCCAACATCAAGTCCGGCTATATTAAG GTTCGGCCAGCGATTAAGCGGATTACGGAGAAGGGAGCAGAGTTTGTGAATGGAAGAATCGAAGAGTTCGACGTGATCGTCTTGGCAACCGGATACAAGAGCAATGTACCTCGTTGGCTAAAG GAGAGTGATTTGTTCTCGGAGGAGGATGGTTTGCCGAGGAAACCATTCCCGAATGGATGGAAAGGGCAGAATGGGCTCTATGCAGTTGGATTCACAAAGCGAGGCTTGCTCGGGGCGTCGCTCGATGCAGTGAGGATTGCTCAAGACGTGGAGTTGTGTTTACAAGGCCGAGAATAA